In Ictalurus punctatus breed USDA103 chromosome 3, Coco_2.0, whole genome shotgun sequence, the following are encoded in one genomic region:
- the LOC108262750 gene encoding ras-related protein Rab-33B — MDSCEFWIPVVCRTCKIIVLGDAGVGKTSLTQLYCTGHFPEKTDSTIGVDFRERVLHVGGEKIKVQLWDTAGQERFRKCMVQHYYRNVHAVVFVYDVTNVASFRSLPLWMEECQQHLLGPDVPRVLVANKADLVTLNVASTIEQARHLAEVHSMPFYLYSAKSGNREQVDAIFSKLVLQITRQRRKKTEVVRSFKLTPKVNVEEEKKEKWTCNC, encoded by the exons ATGGATTCGTGCGAGTTTTGGATCCCGGTTGTATGTCGCACCTGTAAAATAATCGTGCTCGGAGACGCCGGTGTGGGAAAGACGAGTCTGACTCAGCTCTACTGCACCGGACACTTCCCCGAAAAGACCGACTCCACCATCGGCGTGGACTTCCGAGAGAGAGTGCTGCACGTGGGGGGCGAGAAAATCAAG GTGCAGCTGTGGGACACGGCGGGTCAGGAGCGTTTTCGCAAGTGCATGGTACAGCACTACTACCGCAATGTACACGCGGTCGTCTTTGTCTATGACGTCACTAATGTGGCTTCGTTCCGCAGTCTGCCCCTCTGGATGGAGGAATGTCAACAGCACTTGCTTGGACCAGATGTGCCCCGTGTCCTTGTGGCTAACAAAGCTGATTTGGTGACCTTGAACGTGGCGTCGACCATTGAGCAAGCACGACACTTAGCTGAGGTCCACTCGATGCCCTTCTACCTCTATTCAGCTAAAAGTGGCAACAGAGAGCAGGTGGACGCCATCTTCAGCAAACTGGTACTGCAGATAACTAGGcaacgaagaaaaaaaacagaggtaGTCAGGAGTTTTAAACTGACTCCAAAGGTCAACGtcgaggaagaaaaaaaggagaaatggACCTGCAACTGCTGA